TGTGTCCCTTTTCGACTGGTTTGCTGACCGCCGTAAAGGTCAGTACGTCGGCAATGTCAAACAGGAACCCGAAGAGGGCGATGGCCTTTGGAGCAAGTGCCCGGAGTGCGGCCTTGTTGTTTATCTCAAGGACCTTCGTCTGAATGCCAGTGTTTGTGCGGGTTGTGGGTATCACCACCGCATCGATAGCTCCGAGCGGCTCGCTCTGATCGCTGATCCCGAGAGCTTCCAACCCCTGAATGAGCATCTGGCTCCCATCGACCCACTGGGATTTAAAGACCGTCGTGCCTATGCAGACCGTTTGCGGGAGAGCCAGTCGGCGACGGGCTTGAACGATGGTGTGGTTACCGGTCTTTGCCGGGTGGATGGGATTGGTATGGGTTTGGCGGTGATGGATTTCCGCTTCATGGGCGGTTCCATGGGATCCGTGGTGGGGGAAAAAATCACCCGTTTGGTGGAGGAATGCACCAAACGCAAGCTGCCCCTGCTGATTGTGTGTGCCTCCGGGGGCGCGCGAATGCAGGAGGGGATGTTGAGCCTGATGCAGATGGCGAAAATCTCAGGGGCCCTGGAGCGTCATCGGGAGGCTGAGCTTCTGTATTTACCGTTGCTCACCCACCCAACCACCGGTGGTGTTACCGCCAGTTTCGCCATGCTGGGAGATCTGATTTTGGCTGAGCCCAAGGCCTTGATTGGCTTTGCCGGCCGTCGGGTGATCGAACAAACGCTGCGCGAGAAATTGCCCGATAACTTTCAAACGGCTGAATATCTTCAAGACCACGGTTTTGTCGACACCATCATTCCGCGCACCCAATTCCGCAGCACGCTGGCATCACTCCTGCGTCTGCATGGATCGAAGTCGTTAGAGCTCACCAACGCATGATTCGTCGCCTTCTCGTTTTGTTCGTTGCCCTGTTCTGTTGCGCGGGAATCAGTTGGGCTGGTCCCGTGGAATGGATCGAAGTTCCAGCCACCGATGCCGGGCAGCAGTGGTGGGACCGTGGAAGTATTCGAGACAGTAAAAAGGGCCTTCGGACTGTCCTGAGTCGGTTCACCCCAGCCCCGTCCGAGGATGGTGAACAGCGACCGGGGGAGCTCTATGTGATGGAGCTCGACTGTGGACAATCGCTTTATCGCGACAAACAAGTCAACGGAATCCCCCGGTTTCGTTCCACCTGGCAGGCTGCAGAGAACGATGGCTTGATCGTTTCGGTGATCGACGCTGTCTGCAACGAACCTCTCGCAAGCTGAGATGTCCAGCCAACCCCTTGGAGTTGCCATCGCCGGACTGGGTTTCGGCGAAAAGGTGCATTTGCCGGCCTTAGAGGCCAATCAGGATTTGAAGGCCGTGGCGCTTTGGCATCCTCGGCGTGAGCGACTCGATTTGGCCTGTGCGGAGTCGGGTCTTCAGGGCTACGACAACTGGGATGCGTTGTTGGCCGATCCCGCGGTGGATGCCGTGATTGTGGCGACACCACCGGAACCTCGTTTCGAATTGGCCCGTGCCGCCCTTCAGGCGGGCAAGCATGTGTTGCTGGAAAAACCGATCGCACTCCATGCCGATCAGGCAATGGAGCTACAGCGGCTAGCTCTACGGCAACAGCGAAGCGTCGCGGTGGATTACGAGTACCGGGCGGTGCCTTTGTTTATGCAGGCCGAGCGCTTGTTGCGCTCGGGTGCAGTGGGAACACCATGGCTGGTCAAGTTGGATTGGTTGATGAGTAGCCGGGCGGATGCCAGCCGTGGCTGGAGCTGGTATTCCGATCGCAAAGCCGGTGGTGGCGTGATCGGAGCGTTGGGAACCCATGCCTTCGACACCTTGGCCTGGTTGATTGGCCCAGTGGGGGCGGTCCAAGCGCTCAACAGCGTCTCTATCCCCGAGCGCCCAGGTCCTGATGGGGCGATGACAGCCGTGGATGCGGAAGACGTCGCCTTGATTCAGACCACGCTGAGCTGGCAAGGGCGCAGCGATTGTTCAGTGCCAGCGCAAGTGAATCTTGCATCGGTCGCTCGTAATGGCCGCGGCTGCTGGCTTGAGGTGTATGGATCCAAGGGAACCTTGATCCTCGGCAGCGAGAACCAAAAGGACTATGTCCATGGTTTTTCTCTTTGGTTGGCTTCCTCTGGGGAACCGCTGCGATCGATCCAGGCGGATGCGGATTTGGCCTTCCCAACCACCTGGAGTGACGGGCGTGTGGCTCCCGTGGCGAGGATTCAGGGTTGGTGGGCGGAGAGTATGCGTAGCGGGCAACCAATGATCCCGGGATTAATGGAAGGCGTGGCAAGCCGGCTTGCGTGTGATGCAGCGGCATCGAATTAAGTCGAATTTCTTACTCTTAGACGCGATGAATCAATCATTTGTCGCAATTGACACGATGGCTTGTTAGCGAATGACAAGTCGTGGAAATTTCTCGACTAAAAAACTATTTCCTTTTTAGTTCAAGATGTCGCTGTCTGACTTTTCTCAAGAGCTCATTGCAACAGCACGTGCTCTCGCTGAGTCTGGGAAAGGAATTCTTGCTGTGGATGAATCCACCAAGACAGTCGGCAAGCGATTAGGCTCAATAAATGTTGAAAATACAGAGGCGAATCGCCAGGCCTACCGTGGCATGCTTTTCACAACAGCAGGCCTGGGTCAGTACATCAGTGGTGCAATTCTCTACGAAGAGACGTTGTTCCAAAACCATGCCGATGGTGAGTCGATGGTTCAAAAGTTGCAGAAGCTGGGTGTGATCCCAGGAATTAAAGTTGATCAAGGTTTGCGCCCTCTTCCTGGAGCCGGACCTTTGGAGACCCTTTGCACTGGCCTCGATGGCTTGGTGGAGCGTGCTGCCGACTATTACGCCCAAGGTGCTCGCTTTGCCAAGTGGCGAGCTGTTCTCCAGATCACAGCTGATGGCTGTCCTTCTGATCTCTCCGTTCGTGAAAATGCATGGGGTCTGGCCCGTTACGCCAGAAGTGTTCAGGAGTCGGGTTTAGTCCCAATTATTGAGCCTGAGATTTTGATGGATGGCGACCATACAATTGAGGTAACAGCAGCAGTTCAAGAGCGAGTTATCCAAGAGGTTTATCAGGCTTGCCATGCCAATGGTGTTCTTTTAGAAGGCACATTGCTTAAACCATCGATGACAGTACAGGGAGCTGATTGTTCCCAGAAGGCTGATCCAAAGATTGTTGCTGAAATGACCGTCCGAACCTTGGAGAGAAGTGTGCCTGCGAGTGTTCCTGGAATTGTTTTTCTGTCCGGTGGTTTGAGTGAAGAGGCCGCGTCTATTTATCTCAATACGATGAATAGTATCCCTAAAAAAGCAAGTTGGAATCTTGGCTTTTCCTATGGACGCGCACTCCAACATTCATGCCTGAAGGCTTGGAAAGGATCGGAGACGGAACGCGGTCAGGCTGCGCTCCTCGCCCGGGCACGAGCAAATTCAGAGGCGTCTCAAGGTTGTTATGTCGCAGGATCGCAGCCGTCGTCCGATGAACAGTTATTTGTTGCTGGTTACACCTACTGAACAAGCGCGTATGACACTCACGCGTCTTTTAGGCAACTGAGTGTCGTGACATTTCACACGACTCAAAGGTAAAGTCTCGCGGCTACGGACATTTGTCCGTTGATCGGCCTTCACTGAGATTTCACTATGGCGCTCGTTCCGCTCCGTCTACTGCTAGACCACGCCGCCGAAAACGGCTACGGCATTCCTGCGTTCAACGTGAACAACCTTGAGCAGGTGCAGTCGATCATGGAAGCGGCTCATGAGACCGATTCCCCAGTGATCCTGCAGGCGTCCCGCGGTGCGCGGACCTACGCAGGCGAAAATTTCCTTCGCCACCTGATCCTGGCTGCTGTAGAGACTTACCCCGACATTCCGGTGGTGATGCACCAGGACCACGGCAACAGCCCCGCCACCTGCTTCGGTGCTGCGGCGAACGGCTTCACTTCCGTGATGATGGATGGCTCCCTTGAAGCAGACGCCAAGACCCCTGCGAGCTACGACTACAACGTCAACGTCACCAAAGATGTAGTGGATGTTGCCCATGCCATCGGCGTGAGTGTTGAGGGTGAACTGGGTTGCCTCGGCTCCCTCGAAACCGGCAAAGGTGAAGCTGAGGACGGCCATGGCTTCGAGGGTGAACTCTCGAAAGATCAGCTCCTCACCGATCCAGCTGAGGCCGCTGACTTTGTCGCCAAAACAAAGGTTGACGCCCTGGCGATCGCCATCGGTACCAGCCACGGTGCTTACAAATTCACCCGCAAGCCCACTGGTGAAGTGTTGGCCATCAGCCGCATCGCTGAAATCCACAAGGCCATCCCCAATACCCATTTGGTGATGCATGGCTCTTCTTCCGTTCCCCAGGAATGGCTGGAGATGATCAACAAGTACGGCGGTGCTATCCCTGAGACCTATGGCGTTCCCGTCGAAGAGATTCAGGAAGGTATCCGCAATGGTGTGCGCAAGGTGAACATCGACACCGACAACCGCCTCGCTTTCACTGCCGCTGTCCGTGAAGCAGCCATGGCTGATCCTGCCAACTTCGATCCCCGCCACTTCAATAAGCCAGCGCGGAAGTACATGAAGCAGGTTTGCTTGGATCGTTATCAGCAGTTCTGGGCTGCCGGTAACGCCAGCAAGATCAAGCAAAGCGACATCAACTACTACGCCGGCTTGTATGCCAAGGGTGCGCTTGACCCTAAAACTGCTGTTGCTGCCTGATCAGCGCCCAGAGATGTATCACTTGGGGCCCTTTGGGCCCCTTTTTTGTGGTGTTTTTGAGGCACCACATGTTCCAGTGGCCAACCCATCGTTTCCGCTTTAAGGCAGGGCCATCGCGGCGCCCTCCCGCCGTGGATCAGCGACCCCATGCCAACGCCCGTGGATCCGCTGAATTAAGGCAATGCCGCTGTTCAGCGGTTGGGATTTGATCTCCTGCTCTCCCCTACTGAGCTCTGTCAGCGCGAACGGCCAGGGTATGGGTGAATCGCGTTCAGCCACCAGCCGGTTGTCTCGGATCGAGAGATGGGGCATGGCAACGGACTGTTCAGGGGGGAGTCCCCAAAACAGCGATGCCATCAGCACGCGACTGATGAAGTGGGGAATTGTTCGTCCACCAGGAGATCCCACGGCCAGGACGGGTTGATTGTTTTCAAGCACGATGAGTGGTGCCATGGATGACATCGGGCGTTTCCCAGGGCGGCGACGGTTGGCCACCGGTCGCCCTTGGATGGATGGTCGAAAGGCGAAGTCTGTGAGCTGATTGTTCATCACCATTCCGGCGACCACATGGCGACTGCCAAACACCGTTTCCACTGATCCTGTGTAGACAGCCAGGTTTCCGTGCCGATCGACGATGGAAAGATGCGTCGTGCCTTGCTCAACGCCAGCACTTGTCCTGGCAAAGGGGTAATGGCTTCGCCCCGGTGGTAACCCAGGGCCTGGAATGGATGCCGGTTGATCCAGCAGCGCCGTGGCTCGCCCTCGGAGATATCGCGGCGTTAGCAGTCCCTTCGTGGGAACAGGCCAGTCACTCGGGTCGTTGACCCAGTAGTAGCGATCAGCATCGGCCCACTGGAGGGCGGTGGCAAACCGTTGCCATGTTTGCGGGCGCTTTGGGTTGGACATGGGGCCAGTGGCCTCCAACAACGCCAGCGTTTGAAGAATCGCTAGCCCACCACCACTTGGTGGTGGCACGGTGCAGAGCTGCCAGCGCTGGATGGGGTGGCAGACGGGATGCCGTCGAATGACGGTGTAGTTCTTGAGATCCGCTGCCGCCCATCCCTGAAACGCCCGTTCTTGCGAGCCAAGTTCGGCTATCCCCTTGAGGATTCGAGCCGCTAACGCCCCGTCGTAAAACGAGGATCCACCATCCCGTGCAATCTGTTCAAGTGTGTCCCCAAGTGCTGGATTTCGAAACACCTGATTCAGCCTTGGCAGTTCACCACCAGGTCGATAGAGCTGATCAAATTCGGTGCTATGCCGGGTACCAATCCTTTGGGCCAGCCTGATCGAGCGCAATAGCCTCGGGGTGGTCCGAAATCCTTTTCGGGCCAGGGTGATCGCCGGTTGAAACGTGGTTGTCCATGGCAGGCGACCCCAGCGCTGATGGGCATCCCAAAGCAGAGCCACGGTTCCTGGGATCCCGATGGCGCGAAGTTGGCTGGTGGCCTCTCGCCAGGGGAGCGGCTGTCCGTCGGGTTTCAGTAGATCGTTTGGTCGGCTCGCGCTTGGGGCCTGTTCGCGACCATCGAGCACATCCAACTGACGTTGCTGAGCGTTCCAATGCAGCAGAAACCCACCGCCTCCAAGGCCAGAGCTTTGTGGTTCCACCACGGCCAACACGCTTTGCGCTGCCACAAGGGCATCCACCGCATCCCCTCCTTGCATCAACATCGTGTGGGCCGCAGCCGTTGCGAGTGGATGGGCAGTCACCACAACGGCCGAACCTGCGGCTGAAGAGATTATTCGCTGGTTGCTTTCGGCACCCTCGGGGTCATCGCGACTGACGGGCGCAGCCCCTGCGACGTCAGCGCCTACGAACGCAACGCAAGTCACTAGCGGTAGAACAAAGGTGCGAATCAAGGGAGGAGCGCAAGCCTCCCGCGTCGACCATCCAGGCGTGCCCGTTGCCCCAACGGCAGGGCCTGGTTGGGGAGGCCATGGCCGATGGGTAAGTTCACCACCAGGGGAACACCAAGGCCCCCGAGGCGGTTTTCGAGAATCTCCTCCATGCTGAAATCACCCGGCTGGATGTCGTCTTCCATCCAGCTGAATCGACCACAAGCCACTCCGGCCACCTTGTCCAAAAGCCCGGCGCTTCTCCATTGGGTCAACATCCGGTCCACCCGGTAGGGGGCTTCTCCAACGTCTTCAAGAACCAAAATCGTTCCGTCGAGATGGGGCATCCATGGGGTGCCGATGAGATGGGTTCCCACCGTGAGGTTGGTCACCACGAGAAAACCTTCTCCGATACCTGGAACAATCCCGCGTCCATCAAGGGGCGCGACGGGGCGTCCCTTGAGCAGGTCAACGGTTCGTTGCCATTGATCCTCGGTCCCGCTGGTGGAGCCATGAATGGCGCCAGGTAGCCCGGCGGCCCACTGGGCGAGCAGCAGGGAACAGCTGTCTGAAAAACCCAGGCTCCATTTGGGCCGGCGGGGGAATTCAAAGCCAGCCTCCAAGACGCGAGCACTGCCCCACCCTCCACCGAGGGAGATCACGGCATCAATGCTGGGATCCGCCCAAGCCCTCGTGAGCTCGACAGCCCGTTCTTGATCGCGGCCTGAAAAATATCGCCACTGCTCGGTCACGGATGGCGGAATCTCCAGGGTCCAATCTTCGGCGGCGCAGCGGTCGATCAGGGCATCAAATGCTGTATCTGGCTCGATCCAAGTACCGGGATTGATGGCGCGTAAGCGGGCTCCCTTGCGGAGGGGGGGTAAGTGAGGTGTTGATCCTCTTGTTGAAGCAGTGGCTTTCCCGCTAAGCAGCGCACCCAGCGTAGTGGTCGCTCCTGAGATCAGCAGCGAACGGCGCTGGATCATCAGTTCAGCAGTGCTTTCAGCATGCTGCGACCGTCGGTGCCACCGGTGGCTGGATCACAGGCGCGCTCTGGATGGGGCATTAATCCAAGAACATTGCCCGACGGATTGGTGATTCCAGCAATGTCATCTACTGAACCATTGGGGTTTGAGCCGTAGCGAAGCGCAATGCAGTCCTGATCTTGAAGTTGTTTCAAGGTGTCGTTGCTGCATTGATAACGACCTTCTCCATGGGCGATGGGCAGCACCAGCGATGCGGCGTTGCCGTAGGCCTTCAGCCAGTCGGTGCGGGTGCTTGAAACGTGGAGTGGTGCGTCCTCGCAAATGAAGTGCAGGTTTTGATTGCGTGTGAGGGCTCCAGGGAGCAATCCCAATTCCGTCAGCACTTGGAAGCCGTTGCAGATGCCCAGAACTCGTCCGCCCTTCGAAGCGAAGTCCATCAGCGACTGGAGCACCGGTGCAAATCGTGCGATGGCTCCACAACGCAAATAATCGCCGTAACTGAAGCCCCCTGGAAGCACGACGGCATCCAGCCCACTCAGATCGGTTTCTTCGTGCCATAACCGTCGTGTGGGCAGGTTGAGGCATCCCTCGGTTGCCCATTGCACATCCCGGTCGCAGTTGGAACCAGGAAAAACAACAACCCCGATCGTCATGAATCCTGGAGCTCTAGGGACCAGTCCTCGATGACTGGGTTAGCGAGAAGCCGATCGCTCAGAAGTTCAAGCCGACGACGGGCTTCTTCTTCGTTCGGGGCCTCAATTTCTAACTCAACGGCTTTGCCGATGCGCAGTTTGCTAATCCCATCCACACCCAGACGGATGGCGGCACCTTTTGCGGCTTCTCCAGCAGGATCCAGCACAGAGGGGCGCAGGTGGACCAGAACGCGGGCTTGATAACGCGGCACGATCACCAGCAGGGCTAGTGGAATCCTGCCAGACACCCATCCTTTTGGTTGTGCTGCGTCAACACTTGATGGGTGGCGGGTGGTAAACCGGTTTCGGCATTCCTGGCCAAGACCGTGTTCACCCTCACCTGTAGAAGTTGTGGGACTCCCGTTGAGATCCCTGGACGTTTTGGCTTCAAGTTGAAAGGCAGTGGCATCAACAGCACGCTGTGCAACCGATGCCGTCAACTTCAATTTCGAGAAGCGAGAGCCAATGACCTCGCGTCTGTCGACGACAACGATCCAGATAGCCGCTTAGGGCAGTCCACCCCAAGGCGTTTGTTGCCCACTGCAGCTCTTGCTATTGCGTTGTTGTTGGTGATCGGCAGTGTTTGGCTTGGACGTCGATCAAGCGATCAGGAGCCGCGTCCTCAAGACGCTGCTCCCGCGGTTATTCCATTGCCTTCGAGATAGAGCGTCTGACTCGGGAAGGCAAATTCAATTCCTTGTTCTTCAAATTTGCGCATGATGCTTAGGTTTATCGATTGTTGAATGTCCAAGGCATTGGTGTAATCGCGGTTGTCGATGTAATAAACAATTTCAAAATTTAAGCTGTAATCGCCAAAGCCTGTGAAATGACAGCGGTTGAAAATTGCATGTGTTGTGTTGTCAACGATGGTTTGTATTGTTGTTGGTATGGATTGAATCTGATCCGCTGTAGTTTGATAGGTAACGCCGATTGAATAAATCATTCGACGTTGTTGCATGGTGGCAAAATTCTCGATATTGGAACTGGTAAGCTTTGAGTTATTGATAACAACAATTTCACCTCTTAAGCTTCGAAGATGTGTGGATCGAACGCCGATTTTTTCAACAGTTGCCGATACAGAGTCGACCGCAATGAATTGTCCGATCGTAAAGGGTTTGTCGATCAGAATCATTAGGTAAGCAAATAATTCTTGGGCCGGTTCCTTTAGTGCGAGGCCTAATCCAATGCCGCCAGCACTCAGTAGTCCCCATACAACGGCCAGTTTGACGCCTTGACTTTGAAGAATAATGAGGCTGACGACGACCCAAGTGAGTGCTCTTAAGAGAGGGAAAAGAGTTTTGATGAGTTGCTCAATGTCGTCTCTGCCGCTGCGTCGTGCAATGCCTTGCAGCAGGCGCATGCCGATCCGGTTGATCAAACGAATAACAACAACGGCTCCTACGATCGTCAGAATAATTTCGTAGGGCCTGTTGAGCCCCCCTGGGAGCTGAAGCTTGGCTTCCGCCAGAAGAAGAACCGCAATAATTCCGAACGGAAGGATTAAGCCGCTAATTTCACGTAATAAAAAATCATCGAAATCTGATTGTGTTTTTTTTGCTAATCGGGGGAGAATTTTTTTAAAGATAAAGGAGATTAAGAGCGTTAATGCAATTCCTCCGGCTATATCAAGAAGGACGTCAGGCACGTGCATCAGGTTTGACTTCTTTGATTGTGCTGCTGATTTGTGTTGTTGGCAAGATTATTCATGAATCAAGATGAGCATTTGATTGTTAGCTGGCATGGAGATGCACTCCATCAGTATCAAGGGGAGTGTCGTGATTAACGATTTGATCCATTCGATGTCACGCACGCCCCATTTAGGATTACGTTCTCGCAAGCTCGAATCGAAGCTTTCGTTGCTTGGGCTTGTATGGGCCCCGTTTTGTTTAAAGGGTCCATAGATCATCAGAGGAGCCTTGGGCGGTAGTTGCTCTGCCGCTTGCTGGAGAAGTGCTTCGGTGCAATTTTTGCTGCTGATATGAAGCAAGTTGATACAAACAATGGCGGACAGACATAGTTGGACATCCTTGGGTAGTGGCCAGGGTTGTTGTGCAACATCGATGTCAAGCGCTTGGGGCATCGTGCTGGATTGCTCGGTATAACGAATCCATGCGTTGATGCTGTCGCGGTGCTGAGGATCCGGATCACTTGCTTGCCATCTCAGATGGGAAAATTTCTGTTGAAATGCCACAGCATGTTCACCGCTGCCACTGGCGATTTCCAAAATGGTTCCCCCGTTTGGGAGCCACTGTTGAAGGATTTCTGTAATCGGTTCGCGATTTCTTGCTGTGGCAGGGAAGTGCAACCGTTGCCCTAGATCTGCCATTCAGGATGCCTCTGCGGTGAAGTCGCTTGACTTAGTCTTCCTTAGATTCTTAGCTCTCACCGGAGTTCCCCAGAGAATCTCGGATTCTACAAAATCTATCGTTCAATCCTAAATTGGACGATAGATGATGCACATTCATCCATAACATCATGCCATTGATTATTTAGCTTGTTCAAGCCTCACAGTCCTGGTGTGACTGTACTTCTTTCGGATGTAGCGAGAACTTAACTCCCATAAGATGATGAGAGCTCATTCTTGAAGGTGTTGCTGTTTGGCCTGTTTCGATTCAGACTCCTTCTCCTGACAGAACAAACAGATGAAATATGTCCTGATTGCTTTGATAGCCACAATTTTTGGATCCCTTGCGGGCTATAGCCAGCAGAAACCGGTGAAGATCCTGTCGATCACAAATGGTCAGCAGCTTCTAGTCGAAGTGGAACAGCATGGTCGCGCTGTTCGTTTGGCTTGCCTTCAGGCTCCTCGATTTCGTCAGGAGCCGTGGGCTGAGTTTGCCCAATCAGTCATAGAGAGCCACGTGAAACGAGGCGATCAGGCATTCTTCGAGCTTCGATCAAGGGATGTGTACGGGCGCTTAGTTGGTCGCTTGTTTGTGAATGGCAAGGATCTTGGCGCTCAGCTTGTGCAGCAGGGAAGTGTTATGGCTTGGGATGGGTTTGTGGGGCGCTGTGATGATTTGAATTATTCAGAGCTTGAGACGATGGCGAAGGATGCGGGTCTTGGTCTATGGTCGGCAACCCCACCACTTGAGCGTCCATGGGATGTGATGGAGGCCGCCGGTGGGGGAGAGCCCTGAGTTATCGCCGAGTAGTTCTGTCTTTGGTATGCATCAAGACAATCGAACCGAAGCATTTTTGGCTAAATAGAAGTCAAGTGAATTTCAACAATGCCTGACGAAGCTGGAAGTCTTGATTGTCGTGTGGTGATTGATGCCAAGCGCTCCCTCGAAGATGTTTTGCGGCTGCTGTCAGATCTTCCCCATACTGACCATATTCGCCGACAGGTATTGGCGGTTTATAACCAGCTCGAGGGGATGCACGATCTAAAGCGTTCAGCAGGAGCAAAAGTCTCATTCCGGTCAGCCAATTGGAGTTCCGCAATCCGTTAATGGACAACGGGGCTGTGTATGAGCAGTGTGAGTTGAGTAGTTGTAAGCATATTGATCTGGTTCGTTGCCACTATCTGTGTATTGATCATCGCCTCATGCCACTGGTATGCGGTTGTTTTAGCGGGCCAATCTGATTCACAGCAGCAACGTTTGGCATCTCTTGGCGGTGGTGCAGGGCTGGCATATGTGTTTGTCCATCTTCTTCCTGAGCTAGCAACTGGTGGAAGTGAATTGTCTGAGACGATCGGGATGATTCCCTATGCTCCTTCACACTTGATTGAGGCTATTTTATTTTTGATTGCCCTTTTAGGGGTGTTAGTAGTCTTTAGTATTGATGTTTTGGCTCAACGCCAAACGTTCTTGTTTTCAATTTCGTCATGGCTCCATCTGAGTAGTTTTGCTGCAATTAATTATCTTTATGCTTATTCTCTTCCCTCATTAATTGGTACCGGGATTGAATATGGGATTTTATTTACAGTTGCGATAGCAGGCCATGTTTTGCTTGCAGACCGTTTCTCGGTAATCCACCATCCCAAGCGATTTCGTCACCGCAATCGATGGATTGGTAGTGCTGCATTGGTCTTAGGCTTACTAAATGCATTTTTGTTTCATCCAATTTCAGATTTAACTCTGGCTTTCGCTACGGCATTTCTCGGTGGCGGCCTTCTGATGACTGTGTTTCGAGAGGAATTGCCTGCTGCGAATAGCACTCGTCTTTTATGGTTTCTGTCTGGAAGTGGCGGGATGGCAATACTCTTGATCATTCCAATGTTGAAACATGCTTAAGGCCGATATAGTGACGTAGACGCTGACGCCCATGTTTGAAAATGATCAACGCCCACCCTGGCTGAACTGGGTTTTCCTAGCAATTTTTCTTTGGTCGTCCTG
The DNA window shown above is from Synechococcus sp. CC9902 and carries:
- the accD gene encoding acetyl-CoA carboxylase, carboxyltransferase subunit beta, which gives rise to MSLFDWFADRRKGQYVGNVKQEPEEGDGLWSKCPECGLVVYLKDLRLNASVCAGCGYHHRIDSSERLALIADPESFQPLNEHLAPIDPLGFKDRRAYADRLRESQSATGLNDGVVTGLCRVDGIGMGLAVMDFRFMGGSMGSVVGEKITRLVEECTKRKLPLLIVCASGGARMQEGMLSLMQMAKISGALERHREAELLYLPLLTHPTTGGVTASFAMLGDLILAEPKALIGFAGRRVIEQTLREKLPDNFQTAEYLQDHGFVDTIIPRTQFRSTLASLLRLHGSKSLELTNA
- a CDS encoding Gfo/Idh/MocA family protein, whose amino-acid sequence is MSSQPLGVAIAGLGFGEKVHLPALEANQDLKAVALWHPRRERLDLACAESGLQGYDNWDALLADPAVDAVIVATPPEPRFELARAALQAGKHVLLEKPIALHADQAMELQRLALRQQRSVAVDYEYRAVPLFMQAERLLRSGAVGTPWLVKLDWLMSSRADASRGWSWYSDRKAGGGVIGALGTHAFDTLAWLIGPVGAVQALNSVSIPERPGPDGAMTAVDAEDVALIQTTLSWQGRSDCSVPAQVNLASVARNGRGCWLEVYGSKGTLILGSENQKDYVHGFSLWLASSGEPLRSIQADADLAFPTTWSDGRVAPVARIQGWWAESMRSGQPMIPGLMEGVASRLACDAAASN
- the purQ gene encoding phosphoribosylformylglycinamidine synthase subunit PurQ, whose translation is MTIGVVVFPGSNCDRDVQWATEGCLNLPTRRLWHEETDLSGLDAVVLPGGFSYGDYLRCGAIARFAPVLQSLMDFASKGGRVLGICNGFQVLTELGLLPGALTRNQNLHFICEDAPLHVSSTRTDWLKAYGNAASLVLPIAHGEGRYQCSNDTLKQLQDQDCIALRYGSNPNGSVDDIAGITNPSGNVLGLMPHPERACDPATGGTDGRSMLKALLN
- a CDS encoding S66 peptidase family protein translates to MIQRRSLLISGATTTLGALLSGKATASTRGSTPHLPPLRKGARLRAINPGTWIEPDTAFDALIDRCAAEDWTLEIPPSVTEQWRYFSGRDQERAVELTRAWADPSIDAVISLGGGWGSARVLEAGFEFPRRPKWSLGFSDSCSLLLAQWAAGLPGAIHGSTSGTEDQWQRTVDLLKGRPVAPLDGRGIVPGIGEGFLVVTNLTVGTHLIGTPWMPHLDGTILVLEDVGEAPYRVDRMLTQWRSAGLLDKVAGVACGRFSWMEDDIQPGDFSMEEILENRLGGLGVPLVVNLPIGHGLPNQALPLGQRARLDGRRGRLALLP
- a CDS encoding class I fructose-bisphosphate aldolase, whose amino-acid sequence is MSLSDFSQELIATARALAESGKGILAVDESTKTVGKRLGSINVENTEANRQAYRGMLFTTAGLGQYISGAILYEETLFQNHADGESMVQKLQKLGVIPGIKVDQGLRPLPGAGPLETLCTGLDGLVERAADYYAQGARFAKWRAVLQITADGCPSDLSVRENAWGLARYARSVQESGLVPIIEPEILMDGDHTIEVTAAVQERVIQEVYQACHANGVLLEGTLLKPSMTVQGADCSQKADPKIVAEMTVRTLERSVPASVPGIVFLSGGLSEEAASIYLNTMNSIPKKASWNLGFSYGRALQHSCLKAWKGSETERGQAALLARARANSEASQGCYVAGSQPSSDEQLFVAGYTY
- a CDS encoding gamma-glutamyltransferase family protein, whose amino-acid sequence is MRTFVLPLVTCVAFVGADVAGAAPVSRDDPEGAESNQRIISSAAGSAVVVTAHPLATAAAHTMLMQGGDAVDALVAAQSVLAVVEPQSSGLGGGGFLLHWNAQQRQLDVLDGREQAPSASRPNDLLKPDGQPLPWREATSQLRAIGIPGTVALLWDAHQRWGRLPWTTTFQPAITLARKGFRTTPRLLRSIRLAQRIGTRHSTEFDQLYRPGGELPRLNQVFRNPALGDTLEQIARDGGSSFYDGALAARILKGIAELGSQERAFQGWAAADLKNYTVIRRHPVCHPIQRWQLCTVPPPSGGGLAILQTLALLEATGPMSNPKRPQTWQRFATALQWADADRYYWVNDPSDWPVPTKGLLTPRYLRGRATALLDQPASIPGPGLPPGRSHYPFARTSAGVEQGTTHLSIVDRHGNLAVYTGSVETVFGSRHVVAGMVMNNQLTDFAFRPSIQGRPVANRRRPGKRPMSSMAPLIVLENNQPVLAVGSPGGRTIPHFISRVLMASLFWGLPPEQSVAMPHLSIRDNRLVAERDSPIPWPFALTELSRGEQEIKSQPLNSGIALIQRIHGRWHGVADPRREGAAMALP
- the purS gene encoding phosphoribosylformylglycinamidine synthase subunit PurS — protein: MSGRIPLALLVIVPRYQARVLVHLRPSVLDPAGEAAKGAAIRLGVDGISKLRIGKAVELEIEAPNEEEARRRLELLSDRLLANPVIEDWSLELQDS
- the fba gene encoding class II fructose-bisphosphate aldolase (catalyzes the reversible aldol condensation of dihydroxyacetonephosphate and glyceraldehyde 3-phosphate in the Calvin cycle, glycolysis, and/or gluconeogenesis), which produces MALVPLRLLLDHAAENGYGIPAFNVNNLEQVQSIMEAAHETDSPVILQASRGARTYAGENFLRHLILAAVETYPDIPVVMHQDHGNSPATCFGAAANGFTSVMMDGSLEADAKTPASYDYNVNVTKDVVDVAHAIGVSVEGELGCLGSLETGKGEAEDGHGFEGELSKDQLLTDPAEAADFVAKTKVDALAIAIGTSHGAYKFTRKPTGEVLAISRIAEIHKAIPNTHLVMHGSSSVPQEWLEMINKYGGAIPETYGVPVEEIQEGIRNGVRKVNIDTDNRLAFTAAVREAAMADPANFDPRHFNKPARKYMKQVCLDRYQQFWAAGNASKIKQSDINYYAGLYAKGALDPKTAVAA